A stretch of the Theropithecus gelada isolate Dixy chromosome 7a, Tgel_1.0, whole genome shotgun sequence genome encodes the following:
- the RORA gene encoding nuclear receptor ROR-alpha isoform X2 gives MMYFVIAAMKAQIEIIPCKICGDKSSGIHYGVITCEGCKGFFRRSQQSNATYSCPRQKNCLIDRTSRNRCQHCRLQKCLAVGMSRDAVKFGRMSKKQRDSLYAEVQKHRMQQQQRDHQQQPGEAEPLTPTYNISANGLTELHDDLSNYIDGHTPEGSKADSAVSSFYLDIQPSPDQSGLDINGIKPEPICDYTPASGFFPYCSFTNGETSPTVSMAELEHLAQNISKSHLETCQYLREELQQITWQTFLQEEIENYQNKQREVMWQLCAIKITEAIQYVVEFAKRIDGFMELCQNDQIVLLKAGSLEVVFIRMCRAFDSQNNTVYFDGKYASPDIFKSLGCEDFISFVFEFGKSLCSMHLTEDEIALFSAFVLMSADRSWLQEKVKIEKLQQKIQLALQHVLQKNHREDGILTKLICKVSTLRALCGRHTEKLMAFKAIYPDIVRLHFPPLYKELFTSEFEPAMQIDG, from the exons GGCTTTTTCAGGAGAAGTCAGCAAAGCAATGCCACCTACTCCTGTCCTCGTCAGAAGAACTGTTTGATTGATCGAACCAGTAGAAACCGCTGCCAACACTGTCGATTACAGAAATGCCTTGCCGTGGGGATGTCTCGAGATG CTGTAAAATTTGGCCGAATGTCAAAAAAGCAGAGAGACAGCTTGTATGCAGAAGTGCAGAAACACCggatgcagcagcagcagcgcgaCCACCAGCAGCAGCCTGGAGAGGCCGAGCCGCTGACGCCCACCTACAACATCTCGGCCAACGGGCTGACGGAACTTCACGACGACCTCAGTAACTACATTGACGGGCACACCCCTGAGGGGAGTAAGGCAGACTCCGCCGTCAGCAGCTTCTACCTGGACATACAGCCTTCCCCAGACCAGTCAGGTCTTGATATCAATGGAATCAAACCAGAACCAATATGTGACTACACACCAGCATCAGGCTTCTTTCCCTACTGTTCGTTCACCAACGGCGAGACTTCCCCAACTGTGTCCATGGCAGAATTAG AACACCTTGCACAGAATATATCTAAATCTCATCTGGAAACCTGCCAATACTTGAGAGAAGAGCTCCAGCAGATAACGTGGCAGACCTTTTTGCAGGAAGAAATTGAGAATTATCAAAACAAG CAGCGGGAGGTGATGTGGCAATTGTGTGCCATCAAAATTACAGAAGCTATACAGTATGTGGTGGAGTTTGCCAAACGCATTGATGGATTTATGGAACTGTGTCAAAATGATCAAATTGTGCTTCTAAAAGCAG GTTCTCTAGAGGTGGTGTTTATCAGAATGTGCCGTGCCTTTGACTCTCAGAACAACACCGTGTACTTTGATGGGAAGTATGCCAGCCCCGACATCTTCAAATCCTTAG GTTGTGAAGACTTTATTAGCTTTGTGTTTGAATTTGGAAAGAGTTTATGTTCTATGCACCTGACTGAAGATGAAATTGCATTATTTTCTGCGTTTGTACTGATGTCAGCAG atcgCTCATGGCTGcaagaaaaggtaaaaattgaaaaactgcAACAGAAAATTCAGCTAGCTCTTCAACACGTCCTACAGAAGAATCACCGAGAAGATGGAATACTAACAAAG TTAATATGCAAGGTGTCTACATTAAGAGCCTTATGTGGACGACATACAGAAAAGCTAATGGCATTTAAAGCAATATACCCAGACATTGTGCGACTTCATTTTCCTCCATTATACAAGGAGTTGTTCACTTCAGAATTTGAGCCAGCAATGCAAATTGATGGGTAA